The genomic segment CGTCCGAGGCCAAAACCGGCACCACCGCCTGAATAGCTGATGGGCCGCCGTCCAGCTCAGCGGTAACAAAGTGCACGGTCACGCCGTGCTCGCTGTCGCCTGCATCGAGCGCGCGCTGGTGAGTGTGCAGGCCCTGGTATTTGGGCAGTAGCGAGGGGTGAATATTGAGCATACGCCCCAAGTAGCGGCCGGTAAATTCCGGGGTAAGAATTCGCATAAAGCCCGCCAGAACCACCAAATCTGGTTGGTAGCTATCGATTGTCTCGGCCAGCGCGCGATCGAAATCCTCGCGCGAGGTGAAGCCTTTGTGATCCAGAGTGACCGCTTCAATGCCCGCCTCGCGGGCGCGCTCCAGGCCGCGCACATCGGGACGGTTGCTGATTACGCAGGCAATCTCGATGGGCAGCTCGCCCGCTTTTTCGCCGTCAATTAATGCCTGCAGGTTGCTGCCGCTGCCAGAAATTAAGACGGCGACGCGTATGCATTCACTCATTGACTCAGGCCTTGCAGTTCAACTTGTTCTTCGCCCTCGCGGGCCTCGGCAATTGAACCGACTTTAAACGCGGTTTCACCGGCGGCCGTGAGCATCTCGATGGCCTGCTCGGCGCGTTCAGCGGGAACGGCGATAATCATGCCTACACCACAGTTAAAGGTGCGATACATTTCGCGCGCCTGAATGTTGCCCGCCTGCTGCAGCCACTGAAACACGGCGGGCAGCTCCCAGGCTTTGGTGTCAATGACCGCTTTGGCGCTGGCGGGCAATACACGGGGGATATTTTCCAGCAAGCCGCCGCCGGTGATGTGCGACAGAGCATGTACCGGCAGAGCTTTCATTAATTCAAGTATGGGCTTAACGTAAATCTTGGTGGGCGCCATTAACGCATCGGCAAGGCTGACGCCGCCGCAATCCTGGTTTAAATCGGCGCCTGAAACTTCAATAACCTTGCGAATCAATGAGTAACCGTTGGAGTGAGGGCCGGTAGAGGCCAGGCCGATCAGAACATCGCCTGGGCCCACTTTGCTGCCGTCGATCAGCTCGCTTTTCTCGGCCACGCCAACACAAAAGCCAGCCAAATCGTAATCTTCGCCTTCGTACATACCGGGCATTTCGGCGGTCTCACCGCCCACCAGTGCACAGCCCGCCTGGCTGCAACCTTCACCAATGCCGGTAACCACGTCGGCTGCTACATCGACGTTCAGCTTGCCAGTGGCGTAGTAATCGAGAAAAAACAGCGGCTCGGCGCCGGCAACGACCAAATCGTTAACGCACATGCCCACCAGGTCGATACCAATGGTGTCGTGCTTGCCCAGGTCCATCGCCAAGCGCAGCTTAGTGCCCACGCCATCGGTGCCCGACACCAGCACTGGCTCGCGGTAGCCGCTCGGCAGTTCGCACAGTGCGCCAAAGCCACCCAGGCCCGCCATCACTTCGGGGCGGCGAGTGCGCTTGGCGACACCCTTAATACGTTCTACCAGGGCGTTGCCCGCATCGATGTCGACACCGGCGTCTTTATAGCTTAACGAGGTGGGGGTCTT from the Gilvimarinus sp. DA14 genome contains:
- the purN gene encoding phosphoribosylglycinamide formyltransferase; the encoded protein is MSECIRVAVLISGSGSNLQALIDGEKAGELPIEIACVISNRPDVRGLERAREAGIEAVTLDHKGFTSREDFDRALAETIDSYQPDLVVLAGFMRILTPEFTGRYLGRMLNIHPSLLPKYQGLHTHQRALDAGDSEHGVTVHFVTAELDGGPSAIQAVVPVLASDDATTLAARVQQQEHIIYPMAVRWFAEGRLSMADNLALLDGEPLPPQGYQVRSSFV
- the purM gene encoding phosphoribosylformylglycinamidine cyclo-ligase; the encoded protein is MSEKTPTSLSYKDAGVDIDAGNALVERIKGVAKRTRRPEVMAGLGGFGALCELPSGYREPVLVSGTDGVGTKLRLAMDLGKHDTIGIDLVGMCVNDLVVAGAEPLFFLDYYATGKLNVDVAADVVTGIGEGCSQAGCALVGGETAEMPGMYEGEDYDLAGFCVGVAEKSELIDGSKVGPGDVLIGLASTGPHSNGYSLIRKVIEVSGADLNQDCGGVSLADALMAPTKIYVKPILELMKALPVHALSHITGGGLLENIPRVLPASAKAVIDTKAWELPAVFQWLQQAGNIQAREMYRTFNCGVGMIIAVPAERAEQAIEMLTAAGETAFKVGSIAEAREGEEQVELQGLSQ